Genomic window (Neorhizobium galegae bv. orientalis str. HAMBI 540):
AGAGCCATTTCACCCATGCGCTCGACTACTCTTTCCGGCAGGGAGGCAACATCCCGCCAATCTGGGCGCGCTCCGGCGGACGCGAGACCCGCGTCATCGGCATCACCAGCACCGACGAGTTCCAGGCGATCATCGCGCTCCCCTCATCCGGCATAAAGACCGGCGCCGAGTTGAAGGGCCGTCGCCTCGGCGTGCCGCGCAAGCCGGGCGAGAAAATCGTCGATTTCCAGCGCGCCACGGCGCTGAAAGGGATCGTTTCCGCACTTTCACTCGATAACCTGACGCACGATGACGTCGAACTCGTCTATCTCGACAGCACCGAGGCCAACCTGATCGAGCGGGGCAACGCCGCCTTTCTCGGCCTGAAGCGCCGTTACCCTTATGGCGACGAGCTCCTGGCCCTTGCCCGCGGCGATATCGACGCCTTTTTCGTCAAGGGTGCGGAAGGCGTCGTGCTCGCCAACCAGATCGGCGCGGTCGTCGTCTCGGAATTCGGCTTCCATCCGGACGCAAAGATCCGCATCAACAATGGCACGCCGCGGCCCCTGACGGTCGATGCGCGCTTCCTCGACGAGCATTTCGACCTCGTTACCGACCTGGTCCAAACCATCGGCAGGGTGGCGGCGTGGGCTGAAGCCAATCCCGACAATGCCGTACGCCTGATCGCCAATGAGATCGGCGTTGGCGAAGATGCGATCTGGGCGGCAAATGGCTCCCATGTGCACAAGCATTTGACGCTCTCGCTGGACGCAGACCAGATCGCCGCCTTCGACCATTTCAAGAGTTTCCTGCTCGAATGGGGCTTCATTCCCGCCGATTTCAATGTTTCGGCCTGGATCGACAGCAGGCCATTGGAAGCTGCAAGCCGGAGGGCCGCCGCATGAGCCGGATCCTCGTCACCGGCGCGACCGGCAGGCTGGGCCAGCTTATCGTCGAACGGCTCGTTGCGCAGAACCGGCCGGTCCGGATCCTCACCCGCCGGCCGGAAACGGCACGCAACCTGTTCGGCACCACCGTCCAGATCGCCGCCGGCGAATTTGCCGACCGCTACTCGCTCGATGCCGCCATCCGGGGCGTCGGGCGGCTTCTCCTCCTGTCACCGATCAGTGAAAGGCTGGCAGCGGACCAGATTGCCGTCGCCAACGCCGCCGAGGCCGCGGGCGTGCAGCGCATCGTCAAGATTTCCGGTTCGGACTGGACGATCGATCCGCCCGGCGTCTCGATTTCCGGTGACGCCCACGCAGCCGTCGAGCAACACCTCCGCCGCCTGCCGATCGACTCGATATTCCTTCGTCCGAATGCCTGGATGCAGGTGTCGCTTGCCAACACAATCAAGCACGTCCTGGTCGGCAATCCCGTCACCGCTGCGAACCTTGATGCCGGCGTCGGGTACATCGATGCCCGTGACATAGCCGATGTCGCCGTCCATCTTCTTCTCGCCGACCGTATCGCCGACGCCGCCACGCTCAACCTGACCGGTCCTGACGTGAAGACGCCGCGGCAGATCGCAAGCCTCATCGCGACAGCGCTTGGGCGACGGGTCGCGGCGATCGAGAAGCGGCCTGCCATCGGCCCTTCGGATACCGATTTTGAACATCGGGCCGTTGCACAATTCGCCACCCTCATCGCCGCCGGCCGCGCGGCCGTTACGACGGATATCGTCGCCTCGATCCTGGGGCGGCCACCGCGGAGCGTCGAAGCCTTCGTGTCAGATTATCTCGCCGCCGAAGCGGCCCTGGTTGGATAGAACCCATGAGTATTCCCTTCGTCGACATCGCCATTATCGGCGGCGGCCCTGGAGGCCTCGCGCTGGCCCAGGGCCTCAAGAAAAACGGCATCGACACCGCCGTCTTCGAGCGCGATCCGGTCCGCGCCGACTATGTGCAGGGTTTTCGCATGCGCATCCGCCAGCGTGGCATCGATGCGCTTCAGGCCAACCTGCCGCCGCATCTCTACGAAACCTTTCTCGATACGCTCGGCCTTGCGCCAACGGAAAATCTCGTACTCGACGAGCAGTTTAACCGGCTGGACGACACGGGCCGTGGCAGCGCAGAGCCGGAAGACACGCATATCGAAAAATCCGTAAGCCGCATCACGCTGCGACAGATCCTGCTTTCCGGCCTCGACGACATCTTTCAGACCGGCAAACGTTTTGAACGATACGCGCTTCAGCCGGATGGCACGGTGATCGCTCATTTTGCCGACGGCTCGGCAGTGCGCGCCAACCTGCTTGTCGGTGCTGACGGGACAGGATCGCCGGTGCGACGCCAGCTCCTGCCTGATCTCACCAGCATCGACACCGGCGTGCGCCGGTTGGCCGGCAAGATCACGCTCAAGGACGCCGAGCGCCATGGCATCTCGCCGTTGCTCACCGACTTCAACACCCATATCCGCCCGCGCGGCGGCCACACGCTGATGATCACCAGCCACCGGGTCGATCCGGCTGCCTACGCGCGTCATGGCCTGATTGGCACCGAGGACCCAAGCCATCGGGGTATTCCCGGGTTTCACTTCAATAACACCACCAGCTATGCCTGGTGGAACACGGCCTACGACACCGGCGAGCTCGGACCGGACGAAGCCTTGGAAAAGCTGGATGGCGCTGCATTGCTCGAGGCGCTTCTCGCGCGTGTCGCGCATTGGGACGAGCGCATCCTGAAGCTTATCCGGCATACCGATCCCTCGACGGTCGCATTCCTCAAGGTGAAAAGTTCGACGCCCGGCGCGATTTGGCAGACGGGACCGGTCACCCTGCTTGGCGACGCCATCCACGCCATGACCTATTTTCGCGCCCTGGGCGGCAATACCGCGCTCTACGATACCGGCCTTCTCGTGCCTCAGATCGTCGCCGCCCGCCGCCACGGCAAACCCCAGGCGGCTGCCGTCCACGATTATGAAAATGCCATGCGCGAACACGGCTACGAGGCCGTGCGCTCCTCTCTTTCGGCAATGTTGCGCAATGTCGGTGCCGGCCGGCCGCTTTCGGCCGTGGCCGCTCCCCAATAGCTTCAAGGAAATAATCTCATGTCCATCGTCGTCTTCGGCGCCTCCGGAAACATCGGCAGCAATATCCGCAAGGAGGCGTTATCCCGCGGACATCGCGTCACAGCCGTTACCCGTTCGGCGGATCTCGATCCCGCCGAACGCCTGACAGTCCTTAAAGCCGACATCGCCGATGCCGGCGATGTCGCAAAGATCGCCGCCGGCCACGATGCAGTGATCAGCGCCTATAGTCCCGGCCTGCGCCACCACTCCGCCGATGACGCGGCCGAACTCATCAGCAACGCGCATGAGGCGTTGTTTGCGGGGGTCAAACAAGCAGGCGTCCGCCGCCTTATCATCGTCGGCGGCGTCGGCAGTCTGGAGGCGAGTCCGGGTGTCGATGTGGTCGACAGCGATTTCTACCCGGCCGAACACAAGGCTCATACGCTGCGCAATCGCGAGATTCTGAGGAGCCTCAGGCGCGGTGACCACGATCTCGACTGGACCTATGTCTCGCCGCCGCTTTCGATCAAGGCTGGCGAACGCGCCGGCAAATTCCGACTGGGCGAAGACCGTCTGCTGCGCGATGAAGCCGGCGAAAGCCGCATCTCGGAGGCCGACTTCGCTATCGCCATCCTCGACGAACTCGACAGGGGCCAGTTCGTCCGCCGGCGCTTCACTGCCGCCTACTGACGGCCCGCCCAACCAGGATACCCAGACCCATGGCCAACACCCAGCGCAAGCTCAACCTCAATGTCGGCATCAACACGACCGGTTATCTCGGCAATGCCTGGAAATACCGGACGGGCAACCGGCACGAGATCACCGATCCCGACTATTACCGGCGCCTGACGGAGCTTGCTCACAAAGGCCTGTTCGACGCGGTGTTCTTCTCCGACCATCCGGCGCTGATGACCGATCCGAATGGCCGCCCCTTCCACACGATCGATCCGCTGATTCTCTGCACTGCGCTTGCCGCCCAGGTGCCGGATATCGGTTTCGTGGCGACCATGTCCTCGACCTACAATTCGCCCTATAATCTCGCACGCCGCACCCAGTCGACGGACATCATCTCGGGCGGCAGACTGATCATCAATATCGTCTCTTCCTTCAATCCGAACGTCGCCGCCAATTTTGGTTCGGAGCCGCTGCCGCCGCGCAACCAACGTTATGCCAAGGCCTCCGAATTCCTCGATGTCGCAAAGAAGCTCTGGGCCAGCTGGGACCCCTCCCGCGAAGGCGACGTGCCGGACGACCGTTTCTGGGATGCGACCAGCGCCCATACGATCGATCACCAGGGCAGCTATTTTACCGTCAAGGGCCCGCTCAACGTTCCGCGCGGGCCGCAAGGCCACCCGGTCATCGCCCAGGCAGGCGCGTCTGAAGGCGGCATCGACCTTGCCGCGCGCCATGGAGAGATCATCTACTGCAACATCCTCTCGCGTCCCGCCGGCCAAGCCTTCGGCAAGAAGGTCAGGGACCGCGCCATTTCATTTGGCCGAGATCCCTTGGGCATTCGCATCGTGCCCGGCCTCGTCGTCATTCTCGGCGAGACCCGCGAGGAAGCGCTACGCAAACACGAACTCTTCAGCGGCGCCGGCTCGGAAGACGGCCTGATCGCCCGCTTCGTCAAGGAGAACGGCATTGATCCTGACGGTTTCGATGCGGATGCGGTTCTGGATGCGGAGCGTTTCATCCCCGATCCAAACCGCCTGCAGGCGGTTGGCATGGGGCTTGGGCTTGTCGATCTGCTCACCCACGAGAAGCTGACGGCGAGAGAGGCCGTGCGACGTTCGGAAGGGCACCACCGCCTCCTGCTCGGCACGCCCGAGGAGGTGGCCGACGGGATCATCGATCTCTGGGCGGACGGAACCGTCGACGGCTATACGCTGCAGCCACCCCGCGCGCCGGACGATATCGAGGAATTTGTCGATAAGGTGGTACCGATCCTGCAGGATCGCGGCGTCTATCGTACCCGGTACGAGGAAAAAACCGTCCGCGAGCGGTACGGCCTGCCCTTTCCCGAAGCAGGCGCCGACATCGGCAGGAGCGCCGCCATTTCATGGCTGCGCTGAGCTCCAGTATGATGTGTTGAACCGCCTCTCGCTCGGCTTTGGTTAGGCATTGGTCGAGATAGCGGTTTTAAAATGAGGATTCATCTCGCGCTCCAGCACGGTTCGCACGGCTGTTCTTTCGAGCATCTGGTTTTTGTGCCGGGTGAAATGCCCAAGCGTCTCCATCGGCAAGCCGTTGCTCGTGCCCCAGCCATAAAAGACGAGCGCATAGGGGTCCGCGACCGTATATTGTTCGCCCATGATCCAATGGTGATCGGCAATCAACCTGTCGATTTCTACCATGCTCTCCCAGTATCTCGCCGCAGCCTTCGTCCGAATAGCGTCGTGAACCTCTTCCTCATCCGCGAACTGATAGGGCCGGAATTTGGCTTTCTGAGATATATGGGGCGTGTTCGAAAACCACGCCATCTGCGCGATACATTGCATCTGCTCGACAACATCTGTCGGAAACATGCGGAGTTCGGGATTGATGAGGCCGATATAGGCCAATATCGCGGAGTTTTCCGTGATCACCTGCCCATCCGGCGTCACAAGGGATGGAACTTTCCCCCGGGGATTGATCGCCAGGTAATACGGAGCGAGATGCTGTTGTTTCCGCAGCAACGTCTCGATCGGTCGAAATGGCCGGCCGGTCTCCTCGAGAGCGATATGGGGAGCAAGCGAACAGGCTCCCGGACTATAGAAAAGAACCGTTTCACCCTTCAGAGCCGAGAGCCCGCCTGAAAGCAGCTCAACATTCTCCATATCCCGTTCCTCCCTATTGTTTTCCAAGCCGCCGATCAGATACCTAAGCTCTCAAAGCGGCGGTCATGATCCGTTCCCGTGTCATCGGCATGTCGTGGATGCGCATGCCCAACGCATGAGCGACGGCATTGCCAATGGCCGCGGCGGTCGGCCCACCGGCGCATTCGCCTACTCCAAGCGCCTCATGCTGGTCCGCTCCGATAAGCTCAACGCGAATTTCCGGTATGTCCGAAAACCGAATGACAGGATAGCTATGCCAATCGACGGTCGAGATCCCTTGCGGACCGAAGCCCACCTCTTCGATCAGGGTCCAGCTGATGGCCTGAACGATATTGCCTTCGACCTGGTTGACGACGCCGTCGGGATTGATGACCAGCCCCGCATCCACGGCGCACCAGATATCGGTCACGCGCACCGCCTCGTCGACCTCGACGGCTGCGACGACCGCGGCATAGGCCGACGCGTTCTTATAGCGGGCGAGACCGATACCCAAGCCCTTCCCGGCACCGCCAGCGTCACGTGATGACCAGCCGGCCATCGCCGCGGCCCTTTCAAGGGTTCTGCGGGCACGCGGGTCGGAAAGGGTGGAAAGGCGGTATCTCACCGGATCCTCGCCGGCCCGGGCGGCAAGTTCGTCGATCAGAGCTTCGATGGCAAAGACATTCAAAGTCGCCCCGAGCCCGCGCAACGACGAGGTGCGCACCGGCACGTCGTGGATCAGGTGGTAGCTGATCCGCTTGGCCGCCATGTCGTAGAGCGGAATTCCGTTACGCACCGCACCTCCTCCCCGCTCGAGCGGAATGTCGAAGGGCTTGCGTTCGGGCGGTGGCTCCTTCATCGCCTCGGCGGCCAGCAGATAGGCGCCCCCAACCCCGGGGCGCTGGCCGTGGGTGGCGCTCCATATCTCGGTCGTCCAATCGGCGGGGCGCCCGGCGGCGTCGAGTGCCGCGTGAACGGTCACGATCATTGCGGAGGAGAGCGGTTCGTAGCCAAATTCCTCTTCCCGCCGCCACATCAGCCGGATCGGTTTGCCTGGAAGTGCCAATGCCACAAGAGCGGCATCCAACGCGGCATCATCGGCGCCGTTATGGCCATAACAACCAGCGCCTTGCACGTGGTGGCATGCGACATTTTCGAGGGGCAGGCCCACTGTTTTTGCAATGTTTTCCCGCAACGGATGCATGCCCTGGCCGTGCGACCAGACGGTCAGCATGCCGTCGCGGTAAACTGCGACGGCGCAGGACGGGGCTAAGGAGCCGTGAGACAGAAAGGGGCGGGAAAAGGTGGCCGACACGCGATCGGGTATGGAGCCAGCAAGAGGATCGCCGATCAGCCGGTCAATAGAAGGCTGTGCGGCCACCCATTCGGCCTTGGCCTGTTCGGGATGAAGCGCTCGAGCATTGGTCCAGACGGAATATTCCGCCGCAGCGACGGCCGCAGCGCGAACGGCGGTCTCGTCGATCCCCACAAACGCCAGGAAGTTATCGATGCGGATGACGTTGATATCGGCGGCGGCCTTGCGCCGCACGGCCGCCTCGTCGAGCAGGGCCAGCGCAGCACCGCGGCCAGGCTGGCGCAGGGTGCGGGCATGCAGCATGCCGGGCAGCGTCATGTCCTGGATGAAGCCCGATCCGGTCAGCTTTGCAGGAAGATCGAGCCGCGAAACGGAAGTGCCGACGAGACGGTAAGCATCCGCAGGCTTCGGCGAAACCATGCCTGTCGCCTCGGCAGAAAGATCGAGCTCGCCCGCGATCGCCCAATAGTCGATCCCGCTCGGAATACCGTTTCTGAAAAAGACACCTTCGACGATGGTGAGTTCATCCGGCGAGGCGTTCAGACGCAGGGCAGCATGCATCAAGGCAAGCGCGCGGACTTCCGCTGCGACGAGGCGAATTGCAGCGCCAGAATGCTCGATCGACCAGCTGGAGGCGGTATAACCTTCCCCCGGCCCCTCCACGCTGTTGCCGGACATCATGCTGATCTGGCCGATGCCCAAATCCAGTTCCTCCGCGGCGATCTGGGCAAGCGCGGTCAGAACCCCCTGCCCGAGCTCGACCTTGCCGGTGCCGATCCGTACCGTGCGGTCGCCGAGGAAGCGAAGCCAGCGGTCCAGACGCGGGTTGTCCTTCAGACTGTGGACAAGCCCCGCCATCAAACCACCTCATGGCGCAATGCGGCGGCTGCCTTGAGCACAGCGCGCAGGATGCGGGGATGCGATCCGCAGCGACAGAGGTTTGCATCGAGCGCCGCAGCGACTTCAGCGCGCGTGGGGTCCGGATTGCGATCCAGAAAGGCTTTCGCTGCAATGAGAATGCCCGACAGGCAATATCCGCACTGTCCTGCCTGCTCTTCGAGAAAAGCCTGCTGAAGCGGATGCAGCGCTTCGGCCGAGCCCAAACCTTCCACGGTGGTGATGCTGCGACCGCCAAGCGTACCGACCTCGCGACTGCAAGAATATTCTGCAGAACCATCGATCAGCACCATGCACGCCCCGCATTGCTCAAGCCCGCAGCCATATCGGCTGCCCTTCAGCCCCAGATGATTACGCAGCACGTCCAGTAGAGGCATAGTGGGAGGAACATCCAGGTCGTATTCCCGACCGTTGACGGTCAGAGTAAAAGGCTTGCTCATGCAATGCAGTCTCTTCTTTGCCTGCCTAACGAGATGTCCGGTAGCTGAGGATCGTAGCGGCGGGACCGCCCGGCCTGCTCTCTAAAAAATGCCGGGCGTTGAACTTCAGCACCCGGCAATCGCTTTGCCGCCCGCCTTCAGATCGAAATCAGCTCGGCTGGACGAGGCCCGCCTTGACCAAGGGTTTGAGGGATTCAATCTCGCGCTCGATCGAACCGCGCATTTCGTCTGGCGTATTGACCACGGCCGTTAGACCAAGCGACGCCAGCTTGGCTTTTGCGGCGGGCGTGTCGCTCCACTCCTTGATGGCCTTATGGATGGCACTGACGATCTCGGGAGACATTCCCTTCGGGCCGACCGCGCCGAACCAAAGGGTTTGATTATAGTCCTTGAGCCCCTGTTCCGCGACCGTCTTTACATTTGGCAATTCGCCGATGCGCTGTGCTGACGTCACGGCAACGCCGTGGATTTTCCCGTCCTTGATATGCGGCAGGTAATTGGACGGCGCGTCGAGAGCGAAATCGATATGCCCGCCGAGCAGATCGGCGAGCAGGGGCGGCGAGCCCTTGTAGGGGATGTGGTTTATTTCAATGCCGGTCTGCAGGCTGATGATGGCAGCACAGATATGACCTTTCGTTCCGGCGCCCGGGTTTCCGATATTTATCTTTCCGGGATTGGCTTTCGCGTAGGCGATCAATTCCTGAAGCGATTTCGCCGGCGCCTTGGCGCTTGCGGTCAGCAGTGCCGGGCTTTCTGCAACCACGGTGATGGGCGTGAAGTCGACCTGAGGATCATAGGCGAGATTGGTCTGCACCACCTTGTTGGCCGCGATCGGTGCACTGCCGCTGATGAGGATCGTGTAGCCGTCCGGCGCCGAGCGGGCGAGCTTTCCGCCTGCGAGTGCACCGGCCGCGCCGGCCAGGTTTTCGATAACGAACTGCTGGCCGAATTTCGTCGTCAGCAGGTCTGCCACGAGGCGGGCGATAATGTCGCTCGTGCCGCCCGGAGGGTAAGCCGAGATCACCACCACCGACTTGCTTGGCCAGTTGGCGGCAATTGCTATTCTGCCTGAAGCCAGCGCGACAGCTGATCCTCCGAGCACGATGAATTCTCGTCTGTTCATTCTGTTCCTCCTCCCACTCGTTGAATCGAGTTCCTTGGCTAAAGCCCTACCCTGTCTGCTGTTCAGGGCGAACTGCTGACTATCGCCGTTCCGCCCTTTGGAACGGCCGGCATGGTCTACCTGCGCCGGCCGTCATTCATGGCCGGCAAGCCAGCGTTCTTCGCCGGCGTGGAAAGCGCTGAGCTCGTCGGGCCGATCATCCCCCAAAAGGTCAGGACTGACCGTCACACCCCGCTTGTGCTGGATATAGGTGAGGAACTTGTAGGACGGCCGCATCGTCGCCAGAAGCGACCAGTCGACAGGCAGCACATCCGACGGATTGACCGGTTTCATGATGTCCCTCTCGAAAAGCACCTCGAAACTCATCAGCTTCCACGTCCCCGTTTCCCGGACCGCCCGAGAAAAAAAGCGGCAGAAGACGTGAACGTCGACTTCGATGTCGTCGGGACGAGCGCGGTTGAAAATCATCGCCGGACTTTCAACGGTTGCTCGATCACCGTTGACCTGCGCGAAAGCTGGAAACACCCAGTGCTTGCTGTTGCCGGTCGCGCCCATCCATTTGCGGGTCGCCTCCACATAGGCCTCTCCGCCGCGGGCATCATACCAGCTTGTGCGAATGTAAGCGTCCTTGTGGAAACATGCGCTCATGGTGTCGAAACGACGTTGGTCACGGGCAAATCGCTCGCGGCGCACAAGGTCGAATAGTTCTTCACGATCAAGAAGAGCTCGAAGGCGCTTGTCATCGTCCAGCTGCATATTAACCCCCTGAAGGTGGATCCATTGGTTCGGTCAGTGTCAGGCGCTCGCGGCAGAAGTCAGCCGGACGCTTCATTTGTTGCCGTCAGTCGGCCTCCTGCAGCCCCTCCTCGCGCACCTTGCGGAAGCGCGGCGATACAATCGACAGGAGGAGCAGGAAGGCAACGATCAGCGTGCCGAGACTGAGCGGGCTCGTGAAAAAGACCGTCGGGTCGCCATGGGAGATCAGGAGCGCCCGTCGCAGATATTCTTCGGCCATCGGGCCGAGGATCATGGCGAGAATGAGAGGCGCAGGTTCTGCCCCGACTTTCTTGAAGAAGTATCCGAGCACGCCGAACAGAGCCATCATGTAAACATCGAAAACGTTGTTGTTGATGCTGTAGACGCCGATCGCGATGAAGACGCAAATCACCGGGAACAGGAAATGATAGGGCACCGAGATCAGCTTCGCCCACATGCCGACAAGCGGAAGATTGAGAAACAGCAGCATGAGGTTACCGAGCCACATGGAGACGACAAGGCCCCAGAACAGGGCTGGCTGTTGCGTCAGGATTTCAGGCCCCGGCTGGACACCCTGAACCACCAGTGCACCGATCATCAGCGCCATGGTCGCGGTTCCGGGAAGGCCGAGCGTCAGCATCGGGATGAAACAGGTTTGCGCCGCGGCATTGTTGGCGGCCTCGGGTGCCGCGACGCCTTCGATCGCTCCCTTGCCGAATTGCTCGGGATGCCGGGAAATCTTCTTCTCCAGCGCATAGGCTGAAAACGAGGCGAGCAATACCCCTGCACCCGGCAACACGCCGACCAATACACCGATGCCGGTGCCGCGCAGGATCGGCGCGGACATTCGGCGCCAATCGTCGGCAGTCGGAAACAGGCTGCTGACCGTCGCCACGCTGGCGACCCGGTTCCGCTCGTTCTCCAGATTTGCAAGAACATCGCCCAGACCGAATATGCCGGTGGCGACGACGACGAAATCCAGCCCGTCCAGGAGGTTGGCGGAATCGAATGTATAGCGTGCGGCGCCGGAATTGACGTCGGTTCCGATCATGCCGAGAAGAACGCCGAACAACGCCATGCCGAAGGCCGTGAGCAGGGAACCACTTGTCAGCACCATCGACGTGATAAGGCCGAGCACGATCAGCGAGAAGTATTCCGCAGGCCCGAACGTCAAGGCGAAACTCGCCAGAAGTGGTGCCGATATCGCGATGAAGAGCGTGCCGACCGTACCGGCGAAGAAGCTGCCGATCGCTGCCGCCGCCAATGCCCGTCCAGCCTTTCCCTGCTTGGCCATTTCATGGCCATCCAGCGTCGTGACGACGGACGAAGCCTCGCCGGGAATGTTCATCAGAATGGCCGTGGTCGAGCCGCCATACTGGGAACCATAAAAGATGCCCGCCAGCATGATCAGCGCCGTGTCGATCGGCAGTCCGAACGTGAAAGGCAGCAGCATCGAAATGGTGGCGATAGGACCGAGGCCAGGCAATACACCGACGGCCGTGCCGAGAAACACGCCGAAAAAACAGTAAAGGAAGTTCTCCGGCGTGGTCGCCGTCGAAAATCCAAGCAGAAGTCCGTTGAATATATCCATGTCAAACTCCTGCGATGTCTATAGGCCAAGGCCCTGCAGCCAGTTTCCGACAATCGGAACAGGCAGGCCGAGCAGTTCCACAAAAAGGACCGAACAGAGCGCGGCAAAAGCAGCCGCCCCTGCGAAGGCTCTCCAGTCGAGCCGGAATTTTTCGCTCGTCGTGGCGCTGACGACCGTCAGCAGGAAGACGGCGATCGGCAGACCGAGCGGTTCGACGACCAGGCCAAAAATCAGGATCGCGAGGGAAACCACGACGATCGGCTTCCAGCCGATTTCCGGTATCGCAACGAGGGTCAGCCGCGATCGGAACAGAACCAGAATGCCTGTGAGAACGAGCAGGCTCGATATGATAACAGGAAAATAACCCGGCCCCATCCGACTGGATGTCCCGAACGGATAGCTTGCAGCCATCACTGCCGACCCGACACCGATGGTGGTAAAAAACAGTCCCAGTAAAACGTCTTGGCTAAGCTTCATCCGAGCTCCTCACCCCAGAAGAAGTGACACGCTATCGTCAGATACCGATGCATGGTCCATCTCTCGAGAATGGACCATGATCATCAACGCACTATCGAAACGTGCTCACATGGTTGATCAATACAAAGCTGGTGAAGGCTGGCAACGCGGCAATGACGATGTTTCACCAGACGAAGACGGTCGAAGCGGCGTGTCACAGAATAGCGCGCGGCGTTTCGGGCAACTTGCATGCTTGCTTTATAGATGGCGCCCCTCGTCGACAGGAACGATGATGCCGGTCGAGCTGGTGAGATGGACGATACAGGCGATAACCGCGCGCGCAACGTCATCCGGGGTGGTGATCCTCGCCAGAGGCAGCCTTTCCGCAACCTTCTGCAGCTGGTCTCGGGAACGATTGGGAACGAAATCCGTGTCCACGCCGGCAGGTGAAACGGAAAAGACGCGAATCTTGGGCGCCAGAACCTTGGCAAGCGCGATGGTGAGCGCATCAAGCCCGCCCTTGGCGGCCAGATATGCGAGGCTGCTCCCCACCCCCGTCCGCGCTGCAATGGAAGAGATGTTGACGATCGTCGCGCTGTCGACCTGTTCCAACAAGGGCCGAAATGCGCGGATCATGGCAAATGGGCCTCTCAGATTTACCGTCAACGCTCGATCGAAGATGTCATCCGTCAACGCGTCGAAATCGTTTGCCGCAACGGGCGTGGTGGCGCCTCCGCAGTTGACCAGGGCATCGAGGCCGCCGAATTTCTCTCCGACGGCGGAGGCTGCCTCGGTGACCGAGGCCGGATCGTCGATCGCGATACGAATTGCAACGTGACCGCTGCCCTGGAGGCCGTTCACGACCTCCTC
Coding sequences:
- a CDS encoding (2Fe-2S)-binding protein, whose product is MSKPFTLTVNGREYDLDVPPTMPLLDVLRNHLGLKGSRYGCGLEQCGACMVLIDGSAEYSCSREVGTLGGRSITTVEGLGSAEALHPLQQAFLEEQAGQCGYCLSGILIAAKAFLDRNPDPTRAEVAAALDANLCRCGSHPRILRAVLKAAAALRHEVV
- a CDS encoding Bug family tripartite tricarboxylate transporter substrate binding protein, with protein sequence MNRREFIVLGGSAVALASGRIAIAANWPSKSVVVISAYPPGGTSDIIARLVADLLTTKFGQQFVIENLAGAAGALAGGKLARSAPDGYTILISGSAPIAANKVVQTNLAYDPQVDFTPITVVAESPALLTASAKAPAKSLQELIAYAKANPGKINIGNPGAGTKGHICAAIISLQTGIEINHIPYKGSPPLLADLLGGHIDFALDAPSNYLPHIKDGKIHGVAVTSAQRIGELPNVKTVAEQGLKDYNQTLWFGAVGPKGMSPEIVSAIHKAIKEWSDTPAAKAKLASLGLTAVVNTPDEMRGSIEREIESLKPLVKAGLVQPS
- a CDS encoding SDR family NAD(P)-dependent oxidoreductase; translation: MTAIEIPELKIPKVALVTGGNSGIGRATAARLAGMGSTVIVGYNSRREMAEEVVNGLQGSGHVAIRIAIDDPASVTEAASAVGEKFGGLDALVNCGGATTPVAANDFDALTDDIFDRALTVNLRGPFAMIRAFRPLLEQVDSATIVNISSIAARTGVGSSLAYLAAKGGLDALTIALAKVLAPKIRVFSVSPAGVDTDFVPNRSRDQLQKVAERLPLARITTPDDVARAVIACIVHLTSSTGIIVPVDEGRHL
- a CDS encoding tripartite tricarboxylate transporter permease, coding for MDIFNGLLLGFSTATTPENFLYCFFGVFLGTAVGVLPGLGPIATISMLLPFTFGLPIDTALIMLAGIFYGSQYGGSTTAILMNIPGEASSVVTTLDGHEMAKQGKAGRALAAAAIGSFFAGTVGTLFIAISAPLLASFALTFGPAEYFSLIVLGLITSMVLTSGSLLTAFGMALFGVLLGMIGTDVNSGAARYTFDSANLLDGLDFVVVATGIFGLGDVLANLENERNRVASVATVSSLFPTADDWRRMSAPILRGTGIGVLVGVLPGAGVLLASFSAYALEKKISRHPEQFGKGAIEGVAAPEAANNAAAQTCFIPMLTLGLPGTATMALMIGALVVQGVQPGPEILTQQPALFWGLVVSMWLGNLMLLFLNLPLVGMWAKLISVPYHFLFPVICVFIAIGVYSINNNVFDVYMMALFGVLGYFFKKVGAEPAPLILAMILGPMAEEYLRRALLISHGDPTVFFTSPLSLGTLIVAFLLLLSIVSPRFRKVREEGLQEAD
- a CDS encoding molybdopterin cofactor-binding domain-containing protein yields the protein MAGLVHSLKDNPRLDRWLRFLGDRTVRIGTGKVELGQGVLTALAQIAAEELDLGIGQISMMSGNSVEGPGEGYTASSWSIEHSGAAIRLVAAEVRALALMHAALRLNASPDELTIVEGVFFRNGIPSGIDYWAIAGELDLSAEATGMVSPKPADAYRLVGTSVSRLDLPAKLTGSGFIQDMTLPGMLHARTLRQPGRGAALALLDEAAVRRKAAADINVIRIDNFLAFVGIDETAVRAAAVAAAEYSVWTNARALHPEQAKAEWVAAQPSIDRLIGDPLAGSIPDRVSATFSRPFLSHGSLAPSCAVAVYRDGMLTVWSHGQGMHPLRENIAKTVGLPLENVACHHVQGAGCYGHNGADDAALDAALVALALPGKPIRLMWRREEEFGYEPLSSAMIVTVHAALDAAGRPADWTTEIWSATHGQRPGVGGAYLLAAEAMKEPPPERKPFDIPLERGGGAVRNGIPLYDMAAKRISYHLIHDVPVRTSSLRGLGATLNVFAIEALIDELAARAGEDPVRYRLSTLSDPRARRTLERAAAMAGWSSRDAGGAGKGLGIGLARYKNASAYAAVVAAVEVDEAVRVTDIWCAVDAGLVINPDGVVNQVEGNIVQAISWTLIEEVGFGPQGISTVDWHSYPVIRFSDIPEIRVELIGADQHEALGVGECAGGPTAAAIGNAVAHALGMRIHDMPMTRERIMTAALRA
- a CDS encoding nuclear transport factor 2 family protein gives rise to the protein MQLDDDKRLRALLDREELFDLVRRERFARDQRRFDTMSACFHKDAYIRTSWYDARGGEAYVEATRKWMGATGNSKHWVFPAFAQVNGDRATVESPAMIFNRARPDDIEVDVHVFCRFFSRAVRETGTWKLMSFEVLFERDIMKPVNPSDVLPVDWSLLATMRPSYKFLTYIQHKRGVTVSPDLLGDDRPDELSAFHAGEERWLAGHE
- a CDS encoding tripartite tricarboxylate transporter TctB family protein, whose translation is MKLSQDVLLGLFFTTIGVGSAVMAASYPFGTSSRMGPGYFPVIISSLLVLTGILVLFRSRLTLVAIPEIGWKPIVVVSLAILIFGLVVEPLGLPIAVFLLTVVSATTSEKFRLDWRAFAGAAAFAALCSVLFVELLGLPVPIVGNWLQGLGL